In Anopheles gambiae chromosome 2, idAnoGambNW_F1_1, whole genome shotgun sequence, a single window of DNA contains:
- the LOC1271611 gene encoding V-type proton ATPase subunit S1, producing MAKLGVTVTLFLALAVFGSARAANVPVFVWGKPSVTYVPALSLYSSSEFGALVEAQIDEKTFTIVFAEDRLSAEDLSQCKLKTQTCFKNLQKLERKSYLPSVEEPLSVLEGSNAQSVQLRPDGTLSERIVPQAGGIVVVNLSGDDFASHDALIDALYARLQKEHPNIVAIYTGKTPSFSYSSLVRKTRQAGQEPEPAKVELKTDGFLMVYEKFMFGQADAAELTVAQLGEATKVENATTDVVQIRLTGAGAQVDLFFLLTQGSWEITGVWFDNQEYYLRHRVHVNQHFSYSCNQWEYYSYDLQKKIVFEEVQLQPFWPGADGVAPPNNRFGDAWYCVGFTTGGILSGLFLVLIFIIIGSYGIAWMMDIRTMDRFDDPKGKTITVNAAE from the exons ATGGCCAAGTTAGGGGTAACTGTGACCCTGTTTCTGGCATTGGCCGTTTTTGGCAGTGCCCGTGCTGCTAATGTTCCAGTTTTCGTCTGGGGCAAACCATC TGTTACGTACGTTCCGGCACTGAGTCTTTATTCGAGCTCCGAGTTTGGCGCCTTGGTTGAGGCACAGATTGACGAAAAGACTTTCACCATCGTGTTTGCAGAAGACCGACTGTCGGCGGAAGATCTCAGCCAGTGCAAGCTGAAGACGCAAACTTGCTTCAAGAATTTGCAGAAGCTGGAGCGTAAGTCGTACCTCCCGAGTGTAGAGGAACCATTGAGCGTGCTGGAAGGTTCGAACGCCCAAAGCGTCCAGCTCAGGCCCGATGGAACGCTCAGCGAACGGATCGTCCCACAGGCGGGCGGAATCGTGGTGGTGAATCTGTCAGGTGATGACTTTGCGTCACATGATGCTCTCATCGATGCTCTTTATGCACGCCTCCAAAAGGAGCATCCCAACATTGTGGCCATCTACACCGGCAAAACGCCCTCCTTCAGCTATTCCAGCTTGGTGCGCAAGACCCGTCAGGCCGGGCAAGAGCCGGAACCAGCTAAGGTGGAGCTGAAGACCGATGGATTCCTGATGGTGTACGAAAAGTTCATGTTCGGCCAGGCCGATGCTGCCGAGCTCACCGTTGCCCAGCTGGGGGAGGCCACGAAGGTCGAAAATGCCACCACGGACGTTGTACAGATTCGACTGACTGGCGCCGGAGCACAGGTTGATCTGTTTTTCCTGCTGACCCAAGGCTCGTGGGAGATTACGGGAGTGTGGTTCGACAATCAGGAGTACTATCTGCGCCATCGGGTGCACGTTAATCAACACTTCTCGTACAGCTGCAATCAGTGGGAATACTATTCTTACGATTTGCAGAAGAAGATCGTCTTCGAGGAAGTGCAGCTGCAACCGTTCTGGCCGGGCGCTGATGGTGTAGCACCACCAAACAATCGGTTCGGAGATGCGTGGTACTGCGTCGGATTTACCACCGGTGGCATCCTGTCCGGACTGTTCTTGGTGCttatcttcatcatcatcggctcGTACGGCATTGCCTGGATGATGGATATCCGCACAATGGACCGCTTCGACGATCCGAAGGGCAAAACGATTACGGTGAATGCGGCCGAGTAA